In Methanothrix sp., a genomic segment contains:
- the mcrG gene encoding coenzyme-B sulfoethylthiotransferase subunit gamma has protein sequence MAYTPQFYPGSTSVGINRRKHMSGNVEKLRDIPEADVVAIMGHRAPGADYSSTHPPLKEMGEPDCPVRQIVEPTAGAAAGDRIRYSQWTDSMYFAPSIPYFRSYWGAINCKGCDPGTLSGRQIIEARERDIEDYTKTQYDSEMTDVALCSMRGCTVHGHSLRLEENGMQFDMLARTEMGEDGNVYAVKDQVGIPLDKKINLGKPMSEAEAKKRTTIFRFDGVPMGGKVGAREFDEAIEMTHHMWERRSKWGYRPE, from the coding sequence ATGGCATACACACCACAATTTTATCCCGGAAGCACCTCTGTTGGCATCAACAGAAGGAAGCATATGTCCGGCAATGTCGAGAAGCTCAGAGACATCCCTGAGGCGGACGTCGTAGCCATCATGGGCCACAGGGCCCCCGGCGCCGATTACTCCAGCACTCACCCACCCCTCAAAGAGATGGGCGAGCCGGACTGCCCCGTAAGGCAGATTGTGGAGCCTACAGCAGGCGCTGCTGCAGGTGACCGCATCAGATACTCTCAGTGGACTGACTCCATGTACTTCGCCCCCTCCATCCCCTACTTCAGATCCTACTGGGGAGCAATCAACTGCAAGGGCTGCGATCCTGGCACTCTATCCGGCAGACAGATCATCGAGGCCAGGGAGAGAGATATCGAGGACTATACCAAGACCCAGTACGATAGCGAGATGACCGATGTCGCCCTCTGTTCCATGAGGGGCTGCACTGTGCACGGCCACTCCCTGAGATTGGAAGAGAACGGCATGCAGTTCGATATGCTGGCCAGGACTGAGATGGGCGAGGACGGAAATGTCTATGCTGTCAAGGACCAGGTGGGCATTCCCCTGGATAAGAAGATCAACCTGGGCAAGCCCATGTCCGAGGCCGAGGCCAAGAAGAGAACCACCATCTTCAGGTTCGATGGTGTTCCCATGGGCGGAAAGGTCGGCGCCAGAGAGTTCGATGAGGCCATCGAGATGACCCACCATATGTGGGAGCGCAGAAGCAAATGGGGCTACAGGCCGGAGTAA
- the mcrA gene encoding coenzyme-B sulfoethylthiotransferase subunit alpha — translation MAVKHTKKLFVKALNKKFGKDFDLASQKTEYKRLGPEQNVRKREFMEYAKKLEGKRGMTGYNPYVHAGGIPLGQRQLVPYKLSSTEYVVEGDDLHFVNNPAMQQFWDDIRRTTIVGLDMAHEVLQKRLGKEVTPETINNYLEILNHAMPGAAVVQEHMVETHPGLVDDCNVRVFSGDDALADEIDDQYKIDINKMFPEDQAESIKAAIGKTTWQAVHIPTIVVRTCDGGTTSRWSAMQLSMTFIDAYNMCAGEAAVADLAYAAKHAAVLQMSEMLPARRARGPNNPGGLSFGYLSDMVQTSRVKPQDPVYVSLNVVAAGAMFYDQIWLGSYMSGGVGFTQYATAAYTNDVLDDFSYYGVDFASDKFGGFAKAPATLDIAKELATEVTLYGIEQYESFPTLLEDHFGGSQRAAVLAAASGITSAIATGHSQIGLAGWYLSMLLHKESWGRLGFFGYDLQDQCGPTNVFSYQSDEGNPLELRGANYPNYAMNVGHQGEYAGITSAAHAGRMDAFAVNPLIKVTFANPGLVFDWTNIRDCFGKGGAREFRAAGERSLVMPAV, via the coding sequence ATGGCAGTTAAGCACACTAAGAAGCTATTCGTTAAGGCTCTGAACAAGAAGTTCGGAAAGGATTTCGATCTGGCCAGCCAGAAGACCGAGTACAAGAGGCTGGGCCCTGAGCAGAACGTCCGCAAGCGGGAGTTCATGGAGTACGCCAAGAAGCTTGAGGGCAAGCGCGGCATGACCGGCTACAACCCCTATGTCCACGCTGGCGGCATTCCCCTTGGACAGAGGCAGCTTGTGCCCTACAAGCTCTCATCCACTGAGTATGTGGTAGAGGGCGACGACCTGCACTTCGTCAACAATCCAGCCATGCAGCAGTTCTGGGATGATATCAGGAGGACCACTATTGTCGGCCTGGATATGGCCCATGAGGTGCTGCAGAAGAGGTTGGGCAAGGAGGTCACACCCGAGACCATCAACAACTACCTGGAGATCCTCAACCACGCCATGCCCGGCGCAGCCGTGGTTCAGGAGCACATGGTGGAGACCCACCCTGGCCTGGTAGATGACTGCAACGTCCGCGTCTTCTCCGGTGACGATGCCCTGGCCGATGAGATCGATGATCAGTACAAGATCGACATCAACAAGATGTTCCCCGAGGACCAGGCTGAGTCCATCAAGGCCGCTATCGGCAAGACCACCTGGCAGGCAGTGCACATCCCGACCATCGTGGTCAGGACCTGCGACGGCGGCACCACATCCAGATGGAGCGCCATGCAGCTCTCTATGACCTTCATCGATGCCTACAACATGTGCGCTGGTGAGGCCGCTGTGGCTGATTTGGCCTATGCTGCCAAGCACGCTGCTGTCCTGCAGATGTCTGAGATGCTGCCGGCAAGGCGCGCTCGCGGACCCAACAACCCCGGAGGCCTCTCCTTCGGCTATTTGTCCGACATGGTCCAGACCTCCAGGGTCAAGCCCCAGGATCCAGTCTATGTATCCTTGAACGTCGTCGCCGCCGGCGCCATGTTCTACGATCAGATCTGGCTGGGAAGCTACATGTCCGGCGGTGTCGGATTCACCCAGTACGCCACTGCAGCCTACACCAACGATGTCCTGGATGACTTCTCCTACTATGGCGTGGACTTCGCCAGCGACAAGTTCGGAGGATTTGCCAAGGCACCAGCGACCCTCGATATCGCCAAGGAGCTGGCCACTGAGGTCACCCTGTACGGCATTGAGCAGTACGAGTCCTTCCCCACCCTGCTTGAGGATCACTTCGGCGGGTCACAGAGGGCAGCCGTTCTGGCAGCCGCATCCGGTATCACCTCTGCCATCGCTACCGGTCACTCCCAGATCGGCCTTGCTGGCTGGTATCTCTCCATGCTCCTGCACAAGGAGTCCTGGGGCAGACTGGGATTCTTCGGCTACGACCTGCAGGATCAGTGCGGTCCAACCAATGTGTTCTCTTACCAGTCCGACGAGGGCAACCCACTGGAGCTGAGGGGTGCCAACTATCCGAACTATGCCATGAACGTGGGCCACCAGGGCGAGTACGCAGGCATCACCAGCGCCGCACATGCCGGCCGCATGGACGCCTTCGCCGTCAACCCCCTGATCAAGGTCACCTTCGCCAACCCCGGCCTGGTCTTCGACTGGACCAATATCCGCGACTGCTTCGGCAAGGGCGGTGCACGCGAGTTCCGCGCTGCAGGCGAGAGATCCTTGGTCATGCCCGCTGTGTAG
- the mcrD gene encoding methyl-coenzyme M reductase operon protein D, with protein sequence MVTASDTASLQIEITPQRYLTPATAQKLLNEIYSNGGVARIMIHGPNLPRTIPYGPGKGTPIDENKDLLIEVAGQAFELSVKVGRVRLELESEEYMPGLKAACERALPFSFQIKRGKFFHNRPTLSDYAKYGDVEDKRILGLIDPKAGKDKLAILSEEKVTIEDEER encoded by the coding sequence ATGGTCACTGCATCAGACACCGCATCTTTGCAGATCGAGATAACACCCCAGAGATATCTCACCCCTGCTACAGCTCAGAAGCTGCTAAATGAGATCTATTCCAATGGGGGAGTAGCCAGGATAATGATCCACGGGCCCAATCTGCCCCGGACAATTCCCTACGGTCCGGGCAAGGGCACCCCCATCGATGAGAATAAAGATCTACTGATAGAGGTAGCTGGGCAGGCCTTCGAGCTGAGCGTTAAGGTTGGAAGGGTAAGGCTGGAGCTGGAGAGCGAAGAGTATATGCCCGGCCTTAAGGCGGCGTGTGAGCGAGCGCTTCCTTTCTCCTTTCAGATCAAACGCGGCAAATTCTTCCACAACCGTCCCACTCTTTCGGACTATGCCAAGTATGGCGATGTGGAGGACAAGAGGATCCTGGGGTTGATCGATCCCAAGGCCGGGAAGGATAAACTGGCCATTCTGTCTGAAGAGAAAGTGACTATTGAAGATGAGGAGAGATAA
- a CDS encoding matrixin family metalloprotease, with protein sequence MGFSSERSGQTASSSASYDLDASTRLGEAAKIGDGDVIRAITASGSGENSISVSSTAKGKSTGSKMDSSGDFRTTAFAGVSKNGAIIDQDTSIHGSSGELAYYADSPENRMLISAGFDSQGDLSARVFAGAAKRASMSGDIEALGVKMLDSESMQIVGSGDISMAVNGLSNDGQGGFGLIASNAKKGIGSDLSQELIGPQMTASGGRASAYTLLGYRWNTRDPQIKWILKNDNIMKNEGLQTAEVKRAIEAASNTWDAASNQNLFADSNLVTLDPLMAADRYDRKNVINWKPFATNCNALAYARTYYSSAKVDGYNSALESDLVLNSNYNWRTDSTNKRDIDVQSVLLHEMGHTLGLGDLYNKMEFAYDTGQVMHCYSGEKRSLGNGDKAGIWRLYR encoded by the coding sequence GTGGGTTTCAGCTCCGAGAGGAGTGGACAGACTGCTTCGTCCTCTGCCAGCTATGACCTGGATGCCTCCACCAGATTGGGGGAGGCAGCAAAAATAGGCGATGGGGATGTAATCCGGGCCATCACTGCCAGTGGATCGGGTGAGAACAGCATTTCTGTCTCAAGCACTGCAAAGGGCAAGAGCACTGGCTCAAAGATGGACAGCTCAGGAGATTTCCGGACAACTGCCTTTGCTGGTGTATCCAAAAACGGAGCCATTATCGATCAGGATACATCCATCCATGGCAGCAGCGGCGAATTGGCCTATTATGCTGATTCCCCAGAAAACAGGATGCTCATCTCCGCCGGATTTGACAGCCAGGGCGATCTTTCAGCAAGGGTATTTGCCGGGGCTGCCAAGAGGGCTTCCATGTCCGGAGATATAGAAGCTCTTGGTGTGAAGATGCTTGACAGCGAGAGCATGCAGATTGTGGGCTCCGGTGATATATCCATGGCGGTCAATGGCCTCTCCAATGATGGCCAGGGAGGCTTCGGTCTGATAGCCTCAAATGCCAAGAAAGGGATAGGCAGCGATCTATCCCAAGAGCTCATCGGCCCACAGATGACCGCCAGCGGGGGGAGAGCCTCTGCCTATACGCTATTGGGATATCGCTGGAATACGAGGGATCCCCAGATAAAATGGATCTTGAAGAATGACAATATAATGAAGAATGAAGGACTGCAGACAGCAGAGGTGAAGAGAGCAATCGAAGCAGCCTCAAACACCTGGGATGCAGCATCAAATCAGAATCTCTTCGCCGACAGCAACCTGGTCACATTGGATCCGCTGATGGCTGCAGACCGGTATGACAGGAAGAATGTGATCAACTGGAAGCCTTTCGCCACCAACTGCAATGCATTGGCCTATGCCAGAACCTATTACAGCTCGGCTAAGGTTGATGGTTACAACAGTGCCCTTGAGTCGGATCTAGTGCTGAATTCGAATTACAACTGGCGCACAGATAGCACCAATAAGAGAGATATTGATGTGCAGTCGGTGCTATTGCATGAGATGGGGCATACCCTGGGTCTGGGCGATCTTTACAATAAAATGGAGTTCGCATATGATACCGGACAGGTGATGCATTGCTATTCAGGGGAGAAGCGCTCGCTTGGAAATGGTGATAAGGCCGGAATATGGAGGCTTTACCGATGA
- a CDS encoding matrixin family metalloprotease: MRCFFVALVMLIALYSLMMPVLGISVSFVAEENGKTAVSSSAYQLDKETSLQTETNGWMTDTRINGAGIARHNGLFIATDHPQMNTKITSAGQDVSIIADGMEVASRSDDLMMGTSMQMERGSLLAGPDYTAEGGRANAYTLLGYRWNTRDPQLKWVLKNDAILAAQGLNSMDVKNALEAAANTWDEASNQNLFADSNMVTLNPTVEGDKFNKINTINWQSFRTCTNAIAYARTYYYAGRRVDGYGTAIESDLVFNSDKRWRVESGNSKDIDIQSVALHEMGHTLGLGDIYGIAMYKYDTDQVMHYYSGEKRSLGNGDKTAIWKLYG; the protein is encoded by the coding sequence ATGAGATGCTTTTTTGTAGCTTTGGTGATGCTGATAGCTTTGTACAGCCTCATGATGCCTGTCTTGGGCATCAGTGTGAGCTTTGTCGCAGAGGAAAACGGGAAGACGGCAGTCTCCTCATCTGCCTATCAGCTGGATAAAGAGACGAGTCTGCAAACAGAGACCAATGGCTGGATGACGGATACCAGGATCAATGGGGCAGGCATCGCCAGGCATAATGGTCTCTTCATTGCCACAGATCATCCCCAGATGAATACAAAGATTACCTCTGCCGGCCAGGATGTCAGCATTATAGCAGATGGAATGGAGGTCGCATCAAGATCTGATGATTTGATGATGGGCACCAGCATGCAGATGGAGAGGGGATCGCTTCTCGCCGGGCCTGATTATACTGCAGAAGGAGGGAGAGCGAATGCCTATACATTGTTGGGATACCGCTGGAATACGAGAGATCCTCAATTGAAATGGGTATTGAAGAATGATGCCATTCTGGCAGCTCAAGGCCTGAACAGCATGGATGTTAAGAATGCCCTGGAGGCGGCGGCGAATACCTGGGATGAGGCATCCAATCAGAATCTCTTTGCAGACAGCAATATGGTCACCTTGAACCCCACCGTCGAGGGCGATAAATTTAATAAGATAAATACAATTAACTGGCAATCCTTCCGAACATGCACCAATGCAATCGCATATGCCCGGACTTACTATTATGCAGGCAGACGGGTTGATGGATATGGAACGGCAATTGAGTCCGATCTGGTCTTCAATTCTGATAAGAGGTGGAGGGTGGAAAGCGGCAACAGTAAAGATATCGACATCCAGTCTGTGGCATTGCATGAGATGGGCCATACTTTGGGGTTGGGGGACATCTACGGCATTGCGATGTATAAGTATGATACAGATCAGGTGATGCATTACTACTCAGGAGAGAAGCGTTCTCTAGGAAATGGTGATAAGACTGCAATATGGAAGCTGTACGGATGA
- a CDS encoding Mrp/NBP35 family ATP-binding protein, with amino-acid sequence MNPSPSSKSSPDSCEGVCSSCAEKEKCTDPRARQSQIDERLRQIRYKIAIASGKGGVGKSTVTVNLAAALREQGYKVGILDGDITGPDIPKLLGIEDQKLIPGPSGLEPADADGIKAVSMALLLQSRDSPVVWRGPMKMAALKQFIGEVNWGELDFLLVDLPPGTSDEPISIAQLIPGLDGAIVVTTPQEVALLDSRKAVNMFLMMNVPMLGIVENMSGLVCPHCGQRIEVFKTGGGENAARELGVPFLGAIPLDTEIGRLGDMGKTFANKDTAAARSFEGIVKSILAQLEGKP; translated from the coding sequence ATGAATCCATCCCCTTCAAGTAAGAGCAGCCCTGATAGCTGCGAAGGCGTCTGCAGTTCATGCGCCGAGAAAGAAAAGTGCACTGATCCCAGAGCCCGGCAAAGCCAGATCGATGAACGGCTGAGACAGATCAGGTACAAGATCGCAATCGCAAGCGGAAAAGGAGGCGTGGGCAAGAGCACAGTCACTGTGAACCTGGCCGCTGCCCTGCGGGAGCAGGGCTATAAGGTGGGCATCCTGGACGGCGACATCACAGGCCCGGATATACCAAAGCTCCTGGGAATAGAGGATCAGAAGCTTATCCCCGGCCCCTCAGGCCTTGAGCCGGCAGATGCTGATGGGATCAAGGCGGTCTCTATGGCCCTTCTCCTGCAGAGCCGGGACTCCCCTGTGGTCTGGAGGGGGCCCATGAAGATGGCTGCCCTAAAGCAGTTCATCGGAGAGGTCAATTGGGGCGAGCTGGACTTCCTTTTGGTGGACCTGCCCCCAGGAACCAGCGATGAGCCCATAAGCATTGCCCAGCTCATTCCGGGCCTCGATGGGGCGATTGTGGTCACCACCCCTCAGGAGGTAGCGCTTCTCGATTCTCGAAAAGCGGTCAACATGTTCCTGATGATGAATGTGCCCATGCTGGGGATTGTGGAGAACATGAGCGGGCTGGTCTGCCCCCACTGCGGCCAGAGAATTGAGGTTTTCAAGACGGGAGGGGGAGAGAATGCAGCCAGAGAGCTGGGTGTGCCGTTCCTGGGAGCTATCCCTCTGGACACGGAGATAGGAAGGCTGGGCGATATGGGAAAGACCTTTGCCAATAAAGATACCGCCGCTGCCAGGTCATTCGAGGGGATCGTAAAATCGATTCTGGCTCAACTGGAGGGAAAACCATAA
- a CDS encoding DUF134 domain-containing protein translates to MSPCRGRRRGRRWISEVPSVRSFLPEGCPRVEGVSITLEELEAVRLVDLLDLNQEEAAFFMGISRKAFWNDLMNARKKISAALVYGMGLRIEGGSFALRGEAASGSAESQEHQKEMALMEREIELLSSRLEYLNRRMAAQMGKERAALSLEEG, encoded by the coding sequence ATGTCTCCTTGTAGAGGAAGAAGGAGGGGAAGGCGGTGGATATCAGAGGTCCCCTCTGTGAGAAGCTTCTTGCCTGAGGGCTGTCCCAGAGTGGAGGGCGTCTCCATCACCTTGGAGGAGTTGGAGGCCGTGCGGCTGGTGGATCTCCTGGATCTGAATCAGGAGGAGGCGGCATTCTTTATGGGGATCTCCAGAAAGGCCTTCTGGAACGACCTGATGAATGCCAGAAAGAAGATCTCTGCCGCCCTGGTCTACGGCATGGGCCTGAGAATTGAGGGTGGCAGCTTTGCCCTGCGAGGAGAGGCAGCATCAGGGAGCGCAGAGTCTCAGGAGCATCAGAAGGAGATGGCGCTGATGGAAAGGGAGATAGAACTCCTCAGCTCAAGGCTGGAATATCTTAACAGGAGGATGGCCGCCCAAATGGGCAAAGAGAGGGCCGCTCTCAGCCTTGAAGAGGGATAA
- a CDS encoding DUF5320 domain-containing protein: MPWGDFTGPWWMGPRGNRAAGYYNPWCRRAAGFGMGYGRGYGRGFGMGYGRGYGIGYGRGFGYIPDVPFRQPTPEEKRDYLEAVARNLEEDLKAVRAQIENLQP; the protein is encoded by the coding sequence ATGCCATGGGGAGATTTTACGGGGCCCTGGTGGATGGGCCCTCGCGGGAATAGAGCTGCAGGATATTATAATCCCTGGTGCCGCCGGGCAGCAGGTTTCGGCATGGGTTATGGCAGGGGCTATGGCAGAGGTTTCGGCATGGGTTATGGCAGAGGCTATGGCATTGGCTATGGCAGAGGATTTGGCTATATTCCAGACGTGCCCTTCCGTCAGCCTACTCCAGAGGAAAAGAGAGATTATCTGGAGGCAGTAGCCAGGAATCTGGAGGAAGATCTGAAAGCAGTGCGCGCTCAGATCGAGAATCTGCAGCCTTGA
- a CDS encoding carboxymuconolactone decarboxylase family protein: protein MGFEVDLDAVAQCNNAIKESSFLDERTVELISISVLAAIRSSHYLRLHIRAACKLGIPNDQIAAAVFFAGDLCTSSVLSSAAAHREEEPAACTICELTGRCSEIQARPRD from the coding sequence ATGGGCTTTGAAGTTGACCTGGATGCTGTGGCGCAGTGCAATAACGCCATAAAAGAAAGCTCTTTCCTGGATGAGAGGACAGTGGAGTTGATCTCCATATCGGTCTTGGCAGCCATCAGAAGCAGCCATTATCTGAGGTTGCATATTCGGGCCGCTTGCAAGCTGGGCATACCGAACGATCAGATCGCAGCGGCGGTATTTTTCGCTGGAGACCTCTGTACAAGCAGCGTGCTCTCCTCGGCTGCTGCTCATCGGGAGGAGGAGCCTGCAGCCTGCACCATCTGTGAGCTGACGGGCAGGTGCAGCGAGATTCAGGCAAGGCCCAGGGATTGA
- a CDS encoding DUF1646 family protein: MIEIADEAVTLTDIGLFIIFLIVLIFPFKVKMVEQNLEAFLFIMGATAVTITSKWGLDLIALAASEPVLKGIVPAVFVAGLIFFYGKVPMNRALRRLTNSIPLPVFVAAVVFILGMISSLITAIIASLFLVEIANLMPLERSDKIKMVIIACFAIVLGAVLTPLGEPLSTIAVTKLQGPPYNATFWYLADQLGILITLGVLGCALFGAFYVGRRGSRAEVQEIVDEGGLREVFVRAAKVWLFVSALFLLGAGMEVLIFKYFTKIPDYVLFWVNMVSAILDNATLTAAEISPAMSQSQINAALYGLLISGGMLIPGNIPNIISAGKLGITSSEWAKLGIPMGLALNAIYFIVVFILGINPTLGL; this comes from the coding sequence ATGATTGAGATTGCAGATGAGGCAGTTACACTGACCGATATAGGCCTGTTTATAATCTTTTTAATTGTATTGATCTTCCCCTTCAAGGTTAAGATGGTGGAGCAGAATCTGGAGGCGTTCCTGTTCATCATGGGGGCGACGGCTGTCACCATTACCAGCAAGTGGGGACTTGATCTGATAGCGTTGGCTGCGAGCGAGCCAGTGCTAAAAGGCATAGTCCCGGCAGTGTTCGTTGCCGGACTGATATTCTTCTATGGAAAGGTGCCGATGAATAGAGCCCTCAGAAGACTGACCAATTCCATTCCGTTGCCGGTTTTTGTCGCTGCAGTTGTATTCATCCTGGGAATGATCTCAAGCCTGATCACAGCCATCATTGCATCTTTGTTCTTGGTGGAGATCGCAAACCTCATGCCCTTGGAAAGGAGCGATAAGATAAAAATGGTTATCATCGCCTGTTTTGCCATCGTGCTGGGAGCTGTCCTCACTCCACTGGGCGAGCCGTTATCTACCATTGCCGTCACCAAGCTGCAGGGCCCGCCCTATAATGCCACCTTCTGGTACCTGGCAGACCAGCTGGGCATACTCATCACTCTGGGGGTTTTGGGATGCGCCCTCTTCGGGGCTTTCTATGTGGGAAGAAGAGGCTCAAGGGCGGAGGTACAGGAGATTGTGGATGAGGGCGGCTTGAGGGAGGTATTCGTCAGAGCGGCCAAGGTCTGGCTCTTCGTCTCAGCCCTCTTCCTGCTGGGGGCGGGCATGGAGGTGCTCATATTCAAGTATTTCACCAAGATCCCCGATTATGTCCTCTTCTGGGTGAACATGGTCTCTGCCATCCTGGATAATGCGACCCTCACTGCTGCAGAGATCTCTCCGGCGATGAGCCAGAGCCAGATCAATGCCGCTCTGTACGGCCTGCTCATATCCGGTGGTATGCTGATACCGGGTAACATCCCCAATATCATCTCTGCAGGGAAGCTGGGGATCACCAGCAGCGAATGGGCAAAGCTGGGAATTCCCATGGGACTGGCATTGAATGCGATATACTTCATCGTGGTCTTCATTCTGGGAATCAATCCCACACTGGGACTGTAG
- a CDS encoding methyl-coenzyme M reductase glutamine C-methyltransferase — MRIDIVSPGTYTYGSLVLGGVLRDRGHDVKISRNLHSQGEVVLLSLFSTLQLLDLRIRDFVAAKENVYVGGPVGLCPEMVLGELNPRAVVSGEGEEIVARLVENGPEELAGVAYSHEGEIIKSPPQPVGSLDHALPLIPDDLAQQNVRGANVYIETHRGCLGSCTFCQVPRFFGRSIRSRSIENIVAEVREMKRRGVQRIAISGGTGSLFGYRNQINREAFVEMIHSLSQILGKKNLSVPDMRVDLVDETVLEAVRDYTIGWVFFGLESGSERMLKAMRKGVTVEENRRAVEMARELGVKVGGSFIVGYPGESREDFQETMSFAEETMLDDVFVSIAEPIPGTPLSRQILDMPKEELALYQKHQGEYKALRLSEGEARCFELMLQGESSKPIPRALSQGLYNAYLDESRGQGRDIRRVIDLLDKYRDALP, encoded by the coding sequence ATGAGAATCGATATAGTATCTCCGGGAACATACACCTACGGCTCTTTGGTATTGGGAGGAGTGCTCAGGGATAGAGGGCATGATGTAAAGATCAGCAGGAATCTGCACTCCCAGGGGGAGGTCGTCCTCCTCAGCCTCTTCTCCACCCTTCAGCTTCTCGACCTGAGGATCAGGGATTTCGTGGCGGCAAAGGAGAATGTATATGTGGGAGGGCCTGTGGGCCTCTGCCCGGAGATGGTCTTGGGGGAGCTGAACCCCAGGGCTGTGGTCAGCGGGGAGGGAGAGGAGATAGTGGCCCGGCTGGTTGAGAATGGGCCGGAGGAGCTGGCAGGCGTGGCCTACAGCCATGAAGGAGAGATCATAAAAAGCCCTCCCCAACCGGTCGGCTCCCTTGATCATGCCCTTCCCCTGATTCCCGATGACCTGGCCCAGCAGAATGTGCGGGGGGCCAATGTCTACATTGAGACCCATCGCGGATGCCTGGGAAGCTGCACCTTCTGCCAGGTCCCCCGCTTCTTTGGCCGGAGCATAAGGAGCCGGAGCATTGAGAATATCGTGGCCGAGGTGAGAGAGATGAAGCGCCGGGGGGTGCAAAGGATAGCGATAAGTGGGGGCACGGGATCTCTCTTCGGCTACCGCAATCAGATCAATCGAGAGGCCTTTGTGGAGATGATCCACTCCCTCTCCCAGATCCTGGGCAAGAAGAACCTATCAGTGCCGGACATGAGGGTGGATCTGGTGGATGAGACAGTGCTGGAGGCAGTGCGCGATTATACCATCGGCTGGGTCTTCTTCGGGCTGGAGAGCGGAAGCGAGAGGATGCTCAAGGCGATGAGAAAAGGGGTCACTGTGGAGGAGAACCGGCGGGCAGTGGAGATGGCCAGAGAGCTGGGGGTGAAGGTAGGGGGAAGCTTCATCGTCGGCTATCCGGGAGAGAGCAGAGAGGACTTCCAGGAGACGATGAGCTTTGCAGAGGAGACGATGCTGGATGATGTATTTGTGAGCATTGCCGAGCCGATACCCGGAACCCCCCTCTCCAGGCAGATCCTGGATATGCCCAAAGAGGAGCTGGCCCTCTATCAGAAGCACCAGGGGGAGTATAAGGCCCTCCGCCTCTCTGAGGGGGAAGCACGCTGCTTTGAGCTGATGCTGCAGGGAGAAAGCTCCAAGCCCATTCCCAGAGCTCTGAGCCAAGGGCTCTACAATGCCTATCTGGATGAGAGCCGGGGCCAGGGCAGGGATATCAGAAGGGTCATCGACCTTCTGGATAAATACCGGGATGCTCTGCCATAA